The DNA region TATTAAAGGAAACTCAAACCAAAACATCTACGTCAGATTTATgtgtaagaaaataattaactcatgacaatttactttatttatgccAATACAATATTGTGCAGCTCGAAATATTCctacatttaaagtttaaatcttTTAGAACACTTAATTATCGTCAATCAAATCTTATGACACAGCAATTATACTAATTGCACACCATTAAGGTGTTCGTGGAATACCGGAAAATTGCATTGCAATACAAAAGCCAGAATAAATGCAGTCGCTCATCAATCTTTTTGTACTACGAGGCTCTTAAATCCCTTTATTCGTTTTCGTGCTGGCTTCATCCTGATGTGTTTATACTCAATATTGAGAAATTGGATCAATCATTTATACGACGGAATGCGGGATcgatattcttaaaaatatcctTGTGAACAATTTAACGTTGGACGTTACAGTTCTGGTTTCTTCAATCTCCCCCATTGAATTGTTGCTAGTAAAACGAATATGAGTAATGTGGTCGTCAAATCTTTATAAACgtttattcaaataagatGCCACTCTACAAGTAGTCAAATTTTTTTGTCACATTGTTCCACTTTAAGTGCTCCCAACTATTGAATACTaaatgttgtaattttataccGCCTGGCTATCTACTAAGACCCCGTCCAATAATCACAAGAGACTTGTTCATTTTCTATACAAGGGTTATAGAGAATTGTTGTATAATgcataaacaaattgtttatatatttttataaaaacatacgaCGTTGctatgtttcaaaataaattatattgaaaaattcacACTTTTgtctaatatataatattaaattattatactaaaaattttattagaaaaaaaacatGACAAAAAATAGATAGTTCAAAAATctcaaaatgattaataaacgTTCTAAACGTTTAACATGAATAATTCTATAGTACCTTCAAGGTTCTCCACCAAGTCGACGACAGTTCTTGATGaactaaaataatctaatatttgGAATATGAAACTGATTGTAAACCATTGAGGTTTCTGGTTTAGAATCCATAAAAAACTGGATTACTCCTTTGTCTGTAAACCTctaaaataaactatgtgaAACGAGACTTTCACTTTGATCTTCGTATTCGTATTCCTACCAtcattcattgttttttataagagGAAATCTGcctaaaaaactgaaaacacagattttttcttattcacttttttaaaaatatgaagtttCAAAGAATACACATTTTCACTTacgtatacaaaataataattatttatagatatttgtTCACCtttgcttataaaaatatgctataaatatcttttactatagtaaaaaatgtgaaaacatttaattttgtgtaataaCCACTTGTAGACGGAGTTCTTAGTcagagaatatataaaaagaagtTTTTACTTTGACCCTACTTATATCATaccattttgttgttttatattcttcGACTCATGAGATAATCATATCTATGTTTGATAATATccagaaatataaattgtacagattaatcttcttttttattattcacgaTTCTTTATCtgctattttataaactagttgcaaataaaataaattatttctttcttaTTACTTCtgaagtaatttatttgaaaaaatgaaacagaGCTTTCACTGTTATCTTGGCAAccattttgttatttcaatcATAAAACAATTGAAGCTTCAAGGAGCTTCTCCCTTTTTTACTCCAGATGAAACGATAGCCTCACTCTGAATTTAATGTGGATACAGCTTGTTTGTTTAGCTGTGCTACATTTTTCCTAtctttatatgtttattgtaCTAGTTatgtgtaattatatttttattgatgtaCTAATACCATAATTGTTGGTAAATGGATTAgcccataaataatatatcaattttcattGATATACATTAATCTAcccaaaatactaaaaatattgtatcttAATAATGACATAATTTATGtcttatatttatagaaacctttcataataaaattaaacataatattttggatTACTTCCTAAACTCCCTGTATATGTACTTCCAATATTGATGTAATGAAATGAACACGTTGTATATTTGACCACACAGCAGGtcgtttacaaaatttttaaacaaacattgtCTAGAATTTTTCTGTGAAATGAATTGTAAAGTAATAATTGGTTTTAACTCGCTAATGCTTGTTAAACACCATTTCCAAGTGTAAACTCATTTAATACATCCATTTAGTGTAGCAATTACAAATCAATTTCGAAAGTTTAACAAACTTATGACCCGGATGGTAAGCAGCTTCATTAATGAAGACAGAATTCACCGTTTAAAGGTAGCGAGCATTAGCCCATTATCGTTTTAACAATctcgattaattaatttaataaggaagcggcaaataaaaaaaaataatcaccggcaaaatataaatacgtaATTCATCAGAACTGTGGTTTATTCTCGTAGTCGACATGGCGGATTTTTGTCCAGTACCCGAAGTCGATAAGCACGGCGAGTTTTTGGAAAaagttattgacattttattcaaGAACGTCGTGTTCACCACCAGGCAAGACAAAGTGCTTTTATGGGTGCCTCCGGAAAAGCTGGAAGAACAATTCGATTTTACAATAAACCAAAACGGCGTCGACCATGACAAGTTGCTGCGGTTATTGAAAAGCACAATAAAGTTCAGTGTTAAAACCGGACATCCCTATTTCATTAATCAACTGTTTTCGGGGTAAGTAAAAAGTTTTGTCTGTAAtcgaaatacaaataataatttgttatgtttattaatcgtGTTTCCCTTGTAATCTGTagacattttctaaataacaGAACAAAGTTAAATTGTATAGAATATTGGAAcacttttattacttttataggaattgaattattgattgagattgaaaataaatcaagtattttaaattttatatttaagcccttacaaattcacaaataattagtttggatataaataatattacggcttttaattaatgaatgaataattaatattttccctatatttaaaatttttaattgcactCATAACGTGACATCTAAAAGTAAATTACGAGGTATCGAAGGAATAATCGAGTtgcatgttaaaaaaatattacacgaAACAcacttgataataataattacacaaattaagATTACAAGGGTTACAACTATAATAAGGTTCTcaaaagaaaatctaaaatttactaaaaaattacaatcgaattttatatttatagcaaTGACTTACAGTCAAAAAAGTCGAAACCTCACATTAAAATAAGtgccaaatattataaacaccCGTAATACACCACACGTATAAAGAAAGTAGAAACGCTGGTGTTTACATAATAGAAGAAACAAAGATGTTTTATGGTAGTAACTTCCACATTTGAATTGCGCTAATGACACTTGAAGCCGCCGATACGATCTACCAGTTGCTTTAATTCGGTCACACTTATCCCGATAACACCAATAACCATTATCCAAAAACATTCCAAGACATCATTTCCATCCAAAACGCCGAGCCTAACGACTCAAACAATTTCCCAAACGTCCTCGGTCCAGTGGCACGACATTACGCCAGAaacgttaaattaatatacattcgTCCCGTTGTCTTTTTGCAGATTGGACCCCTACGGCTTGGCCGGACAATGGCTAACGGACGCGCTCAACGCCAGCGTCTACACTTACGAGGTGGCGCCGGTTTTCACGCTCATGGAAACCAACGTCATCGGCGAAGTCTGTCGGATGATTGGCCCCCAATGGGGCGACGGCATGTTTTGTCCGGGCGGCTCGTTCGGCAACGGTTCAGCCATTAACTTGGCCAGATTCCACTACTGTCCGGACATTAAGGTATTAAGAAAAGAGAGACTGTAGGTTGTTGCTGCAATCCCGGCAAGACgggatttaatgaaattatcctGCCGGGGTcggtattaaaatgttaacggCGGCAAATAGCCGCACAATTACACTAAAAAACTTTTGAGCATTTTAATTTCGGATacctaatattaatatatttcagaaataaattagaattccCCAGTTCAGACCAATATAAAGTAATAACATTCTCTTAAAAATGCAGTAGTGTCTGAGGCGAAGTACGTAGTGTTCAAAAACACATTGCGCATTGTTTGGTTTAagcagtaataaaatattcaatgagtcttcgtaataaaattaattaaacctgaTTAACAACGATAACACCATTTCTGCTTTAGCATAATCCGGCGGAATAAAGTCGAAACAGTTTCACTACAACCTATTTACGGGATTACTTAGTTTCACGTAAGACTTTATTAACCATTTCCATGGGAAGTAAAAACTCATTGGCGTATAATATTGCACAAATTAAGTCGATTCAAACTACTGTTACAACtatgttaatgaaatttaaaagttcagCGTCGGCGGTAATAACTGTTGTAGATTGCACTTCCGAAGTGACTGTGTATGGCGCGATAAAATTCAATTGGGTTAAAGAAAGTTTGCATTCTTACGTAATTATCGAATTAGAGGCATGACATGAATGGTAAACACCTCGGAATTGCTGgtctaacataattttataacaaaaaagtaatactttttttaaaattatgtagaaGTAACGTCCTTCAGGCATTTTCACTGCAATACTTATTTCGTCATGTCACCTGAAAGGGTGTAGTTGAGGAGTACACTTCACCAAGCCTCGAGGTAATAAAGGAAACTGAACAAAGTCCTTCAACcgtaaagattattttaaaaacaacattcgcatacgaaatactctcacctaattatgtaaattctgtaatcCGCCATACCATAcgacatttatatataaaaaaacaatatttattaaacgaaATTGGATGCTgtcagtaaataatttgaatttaaagctGCGAAAACTCAGATTACCAACTatattaaaacacttttaGTTCATAATGCTTATTATGTTGTTTCGCTGTTAAACGCTGAATGCAAAGTAAATACAGCtaaaaggtaaatatttttttttgctgcGCTTATTTAAGTGTGAGACACAaaaccttttcaaataaaatttctttcataTTCTGGTCGGACTGGCGAAACTTAAATGACGACAATTTATAAGTGCATTAAAATGCTCGAATGTTcgcatttgtttttataatgagGCGCCTgtgcttttatattttaagtagttgcgtcgggtaaaaataaacataaagccCGGATTACTTAATGAAAAGTTCCGCCCTCCCCTCGTCCGACTGAAAAGTTTTTCCGCCCGCAGAAAAAAGGAAATGCAAATGGACGGCGATTCGTTGTGTTTACTTCCGAGGAGTGTCATTATTCTATATACAAGTTTGCTTCGTTCCTCGGAATCGGCGAGGACAATGTGATCGCTGTATCTGTGGACGGAAGGGGACAAATGATTCCCACTGACTTGGAAACGAAGATAAACGAACAAAAAGAGAACGGGGGAGAACCGATACTAGTTGTGGCTACTTTAGGTAAGTTTGGCAATAAACTACTCTTCTTCGATTTATCCTAACGAGCCATTGTCGATGCATGCAGCTTTTTCACTCAGGTTTGAGTATTAATATATGACCGACTGGTCGAAATTGGGgacaatcaatattatatcTTATAATGATGAGCCGTGTatgaattgtaaattaattcctGACGTGTTACACTAAGTACTAATTAACTGGATGTAATCCTAGTTGTACTTGATATGTGTATATCATCGTGATTATATGACGGACTGGAACAATTTCTGTTATACGAGATCATAACCAACATCAAAACACATATCGATAAAGTTTGATGAAggctaaaatagttttattataacattagtTTACAATGTATCATCTAGTATgcattatttgtataaagtGACAATACAAAAAGACTAACTGAGAAAAACTGCTGTTTGAAGCAGGTgatattaatttcaagaaatttctttcaaaatttgaataattggcgTTGACTGATGTCAAGTTTAgttgtatttaaatgtgtaaaatatacGGATAACcacatcaaaaaaataaacatgataACATAGACAacaaaaagcaaataaaaatacgaatagaataaatatgtCCTCCTaaggttattaataatatcatacaATATGATATCCAAAATTGTTCTATTTTGTCTATTaggatattttcagattatatagaaaaaattatgttttttatttatatttccagtgttcatttacttaaaaacattaattgcaACAAACTGCGTTTTGAAGTTTCcgaccaaattttgaaatacagtCGGACTTCAATAAccaagatgaaaattatatatcatttttacttGATACCTCGAACATACTATAAGTTTCTACTGCCTCAAGTAAACTCCTCGTGGTTTGACAAAAATTCTAAGACCCATTATCGATTGATTAGAATAATGGCGGAAGCTCCTACAATTTACTCTTTGGGGATTACAACAtcctaaatttaaatggaagtacattttactaagggtttttccaattaaatatcttaaagacAACCTACTAGACTTCGTGTGAGAAAACCTATGAAAGAAAATGTCGTCAAAACTATTGTGGAATGGTTTAacctttttttgaaaatgattatttcaaatggaaaccATAGTTGTTTATAATTcgtgatatattaaaacaaaacaaattttctattCACATATCTTTAATGgttaagatatattaatattcgatCTGAAATCATAATCTTTTTGCCAAtgatctttttaaaaaaattgagctCTGAACTCAATTAGTCTTTCCCTATCTGGTCTGGAAATATTCAGAACAGCCTAAATCAACCAATCTGGGGTATCCTGTAGACACAgggaataaaagaaaaaaatacagacAGACCATGTTGTCGTTCTAAAAGTTAAGCAATGGATtccgaataattaaaattgactctaaattatcaaaataagatACATATTCGAGTTATGTTAAAACccttaacataaaaatgtgtgaaaaatgaatgaattcaaGTTAGGTTACAAGAATATCTTTAATGGAATTGATAACATCTACTGCAAAAAGTAGTACTTTCGTCATCCGTTTCTAATCACTCTGTATGTATAAGATAGAAATATTTCGACATATTAACTGTGTAACCCAATATTGTACCTGCATACACAAATAAGGCTCTCAAACAGTTATAGATTATTAAGCCAGTGATTGGAACATTTTTGTGTCGTTGTTGTTTACGATGTAGGCCCCACCATAATCCATAACCAGGCGGAAACGTAAACAAAAGGCcggtttaatttgtttgttttgcaCAGGAACTACGGTGCGGGGTGCCTTCGATCCAATAAACGAAATCGCTGACATTTGCAAGAAACATAACATATGGCTGCACATCGACGCCGCTTGGGGTGGCGGACTAATTTTCTCCCAAAAACACCGGGCCAAACTTAATGGAATAGAAAGGGCCGACTCCATCGTCATTAACCCGCATAAGTTGTTGGCGGTGCCTCAGCAATGTTCGATGCTGCTGGTCAGGGATGCTGGCATTTTGCATGGGGCGCACGACAGAGGAGCCGAGTATCTCTTCCAAAGGGACAAGCATTATGACAGGTCCTACGACCCGGGGGATAAATACCTACAGTGCGGCAGAAAATgcgatgtatttaaattttggtttatgTGGAAGGCCAAGGTAAATGCCCTTTATTTACACACGCCCACTCCCTGTCTCGccgttgaaaattatttaattaaattctcgaCTATTTGACATACGCCCTTTCAGCACATAGTAATATAACACACATAACTGAACTGTCTGAAATGTGAAACCTGTTCCAAACATCTTACGATTTTTCTGTACTTATCTAAcaagttgtttattttaaaattctatttcacCTGGCGCATCCGTcagaattttagtttttgtgcATGCTGGTCTTAATCGTCGTTGGAACACACCATGTgcatagttaaatattaattcagttaCCAACTAAATTCGATAAAACAAAAAGCATGATTTAGAGTAAatgaatttgtttgtttttatcgggtttaatataaaatccacttataatagttttagcgggcatttatacaaaattgaaaattgatttcataattatttatactgaaTCCATTactaaatcatttataaagcTACCGTTTATTTTTACACCTCCATTTGCCAAATATAgagtagtggtcattattattaactgttaaaaattttaatattttctatgtttgttttatacagtattaaaacatgtacatatttattatagaaaatgttacatatatttttttttgaattgagctgaatataaatataacaactttaattttaaaagggatttttaatgattaaatctgtattatttaacattacattaacatatgtataatatcttttttgatttataataatatttatttattaataatatcacaGGTGCGAATCACGTTATTAATTTGCTTCTGAGACAAAAAGTCCCCTTTTACATTGCATTGTAATTAAAGTACTCAACTCAATTGTTTCGGGGTCTCCGATCGCCTGGAAAGGTTAGTCAAACTTTCTTCATATTATGTTCCACACATGTTCAACTGAAAAGTAGAGAGAACGGGGTGATCAAGGGCCCCTTATCTCGCATCTCAgacatatttaacataaagtaTTGTTATACTTTACCAGTACATACTGGTGAGCATCCATAATGCCTTGCATAAATACAAGGTGTAACCTACTCctataagaaataattcctagcataaaatattgattttctcTTTCTGTAGTACCTCTTGGTCGTTCAAAGATTCTGGCAACATACGACGGCAGTAGACACAGATCgacaatttattcttttatcacattttatattttatcttaattgaaGAATATCCCGATGTCTGTATAATGCTAATTAAGCCGCAATATTAAGCCaaacaacaatttgaaaatactaaaaatataattaaaatcaaaataaataaaactctctaatattaacataatttctttctttcaagtttaaattttaaaaaaaaaaaacatttacaatcaGGTACAATTATCACTAccagtattattaatattatttaatgtaaacttttaaaataatattaatttacgatTGTTTTAtgcagtattataaaaactactatatttctattctataaaatgttacatatatttttcttgggTGAAGTAACAGCAATAAATATAGgaactttatttttgaaagtaatttttaatgattaaatatgtgttatttaatttaataacactttgtatttatttttatccgaCTCATTTTCCgaatacacaataataatatattttttcaagtttCTTAAATTgcttgttgtttaatatatctttgTACAAGTCAGTCTTATGTCAGGAGAATTGAAGCATAaccattataaaattgaacagccaccatgtttcactaaactttttatatagttttgtcAATGTAGGATGTTCAACATAAGCAAAACcaccatttatttataaattaaatttagaatcgTCACTAAAAGAACCATTCATCCCCACTATTCTGAGGTCCACtgaatgtgatcctaagcaaATCAAAATTGGACCGTCACATTCATAGTAGAAACGAgggtttttcttgtaggttTGTGGTCAAACAAACCCCCATCTactaaccatcttctcacagtcTTTGAACTAATTTTAGTTCAAGTTGGTTTTCATTTTAGTTGGCGTTAAAGTTGAAGTCTAAATaacgaattataatttttcttatagtgCAATGAACAACTATAAAGTAATCATCATCAGTGTCATTTGATCCATCGAAAAATAatagacacaacaataacagaagaaaaaataaacattgtgggtactggcatccaattcaagtaTTGTAGTACagctcacatttttaatatattttaataagttgctataattatggccactacgcAAGaactttgatttattttataaaatttaaataggcCTCTTACATTAATTGTGATCACATCATTTAATAGAATTAGTCTTTGTTAAACGGAAACCCTCACCAAATCCCGCTAAGTCCCAAGacaaataacaaaagtaaTAAGCCATCGGATTACACCGTACAAAACTTGCAAGGCACTACATTCAAATTTACGTCGCGGTTGTACGCGAATACGATAAACGGAAAAACATGCTCGGCACAATCTAATTGTGCGACCAAggaaaaatgtaattgaatGGCAAAAGGAAACATAAATGCATTTAAAGGTGCTTTATTCTCGCAGCCGTGGCCGAAACGTAATTGAGATTGTGTTTATATTCCATCGG from Aethina tumida isolate Nest 87 chromosome 1, icAetTumi1.1, whole genome shotgun sequence includes:
- the LOC109594366 gene encoding acidic amino acid decarboxylase GADL1-like, giving the protein MADFCPVPEVDKHGEFLEKVIDILFKNVVFTTRQDKVLLWVPPEKLEEQFDFTINQNGVDHDKLLRLLKSTIKFSVKTGHPYFINQLFSGLDPYGLAGQWLTDALNASVYTYEVAPVFTLMETNVIGEVCRMIGPQWGDGMFCPGGSFGNGSAINLARFHYCPDIKKKGNANGRRFVVFTSEECHYSIYKFASFLGIGEDNVIAVSVDGRGQMIPTDLETKINEQKENGGEPILVVATLGTTVRGAFDPINEIADICKKHNIWLHIDAAWGGGLIFSQKHRAKLNGIERADSIVINPHKLLAVPQQCSMLLVRDAGILHGAHDRGAEYLFQRDKHYDRSYDPGDKYLQCGRKCDVFKFWFMWKAKGSSGFANHIDTLMDTAEYFEKQIRNRPEFALVSERQYMNVCFWYLPRYLRGKSNISEYAPQLHKVAPEIRAVMIKHGSVMLGYQPLKTLPNFFRFVSQNSSLNCKDVDFILDHIAEIGNTLFP